A DNA window from Tachysurus fulvidraco isolate hzauxx_2018 chromosome 4, HZAU_PFXX_2.0, whole genome shotgun sequence contains the following coding sequences:
- the nkx3.3 gene encoding NK3 homeobox 3, translating to MASDNSSFSIHNILNRGLDSQKNNRLPREYSDALLQSDILGRVEGINCPGSTQCRGGNEDGSRKGSIVYGHSRVAPCALDLDTSSDRQSCGEESTGEETMHAEHRQNLDVQVPDLEREKRESCAFSDHHPKANKKRCRAAFSHAQVCELERRFNLQRYLSGPERAHLAGALKLTETQVKIWFQNRRYKTKRRQMAAEHAATSASTLAKRVAVRVLVKDDQRQYGADDFLPSQYLRLYQSYQCCPYMYCVQPWISNSALNGNLY from the exons atggcGAGCGACAACTCTTCGTTCTCAATCCATAACATTTTGAATCGAGGACTTGATTCTCAGAAAAATAACCGACTCCCCCGGGAATACAGCGACGCACTTCTACAGTCAGACATTCTCGGGAGGGTAGAAGGAATAAACTGTCCTGGATCCACTCAGTGTCGGGGAGGGAATGAGGATGGAAGCAGAAAGGGAAGCATCGTGTACGGACACAGCAGGGTCGCCCCGTGTGCGCTCGACCTTGACACATCATCGGACAGACAGTCCTGTGGAGAGGAGTCTACGGGAGAGGAGACAATGCATGCAGAACATAGACAAA ATCTTGATGTACAAGTTCCAGATTTGGAGCGAGAGAAGAGGGAGAGCTGTGCTTTTTCCGATCATCACCCTAAAGCTAATAAGAAACGGTGCCGTGCCGCTTTCTCGCACGCGCAGGTGTGTGAGCTGGAACGCCGCTTTAACCTGCAGCGCTATCTGTCCGGCCCGGAGCGCGCGCACTTGGCAGGAGCGCTCAAACTCACCGAGACTCAGGTGAAGATCTGGTTCCAGAACCGCAGATACAAAACGAAACGGCGACAGATGGCGGCCGAGCACGCAGCTACCTCGGCGTCCACGCTGGCCAAGCGGGTGGCGGTGAGAGTGCTAGTAAAGGACGACCAGAGGCAGTACGGTGCGGATGACTTTCTCCCGTCTCAATATCTGCGCCTGTACCAGTCATATCAGTGCTGCCCTTACATGTACTGCGTTCAGCCCTGGATCTCGAACAGCGCGCTCAATGGAAACCTGTACTGA